A window of the Zeugodacus cucurbitae isolate PBARC_wt_2022May chromosome 4, idZeuCucr1.2, whole genome shotgun sequence genome harbors these coding sequences:
- the LOC105214784 gene encoding uncharacterized protein LOC105214784 → MKLFVVAFAVCLASLAFAQSVPADGVEPSAEYLPPVGDESAPLADDGYRYKAVRRLKYRHRREVPSEEYLPPVAEPSAEYLPPEGAETRVADDGYRYKTVRRLRFRARHRRDVSELTSLPSAEYLPPVEVELAPELKTVLGDDGYRYKAVRRLKYRRHRREAEAAEEVAVAESADAPNGEYLPPSNDVADVPEVKSAELAQDGYRYKTVRRLKYRRNRREAEAAEEVVAAESADAPNGEYLPPSNDVAEVPEVKSAELAQDGYRYKTVRRLKYRRNRREADAAEEVAAAEGADAPNGEYLPPSNDVAEVPEVKSAELAQDGYRYKTVRRLKYRRNRREAEAAEEVVAAESADAPNGEYLPPSNDVAEVPEVKSAELAQDGYRYKTVRRLKYRRNRREADAAEEVAAAEGADAPNGEYLPPSNDVAEVPEVKSAELAQDGYRYKTVRRLKYRRNRREADAAEEVAAAEGADAPNGEYLPPSNDVAEVPEVKSAELAQDGYRYKTVRRLKYRRNRREADAAEEVAAAEGADAPNGEYLPPSNDVAEVPEAKSAELAEDGYRYKTVRRIRYRHRQ, encoded by the exons ATG AAACTCTTTGTGGTGGCGTTCGCTGTGTGCCTGGCTTCCCTGGCCTTTGCTCAATCTGTACCCGCTGATGGCGTCGAGCCATCCGCCGAGTATTTGCCACCAGTCGGTGATGAATCGGCACCACTTGCCGATGATGGTTACCGTTATAAGGCTGTGCGTCGTCTGAAGTATCGTCATCGTCGTGAGGTTCCCTCAGAAGAATACTTGCCACCAGTAGCTGAACCCAGCGCAGAATATTTACCACCAGAGGGTGCTGAAACCCGTGTCGCTGATGATGGTTATCGTTACAAGACTGTACGCCGCTTGAGATTCCGTGCTCGTCACCGTCGTGATGTTTCTGAATTGACTTCACTGCCATCTGCTGAATACTTGCCTCCAGTTGAAGTTGAGTTGGCTCCTGAGTTGAAGACCGTTTTGGGTGATGATGGTTACCGTTATAAGGCAGTGCGTCGCTTGAAGTACCGTCGTCATCGTCGTGAAGCTGAGGCTGCTGAGGAAGTCGCTGTCGCTGAAAGCGCTGATGCTCCCAATGGTGAATACTTGCCCCCTAGTAATGATGTCGCTGATGTACCAGAAGTAAAAAGCGCCGAGTTGGCTCAAGATGGTTACCGTTATAAAACTGTGCGTCGTCTGAAGTACCGTCGCAATCGTCGTGAAGCTGAGGCCGCCGAAGAGGTTGTAGCTGCCGAGAGTGCTGATGCGCCCAATGGTGAATACTTGCCTCCTAGTAATGATGTCGCTGAAGTACCAGAAGTGAAAAGCGCCGAGTTGGCTCAAGATGGTTACCGTTATAAAACGGTGCGTCGTCTGAAGTACCGTCGTAATCGTCGTGAAGCTGACGCTGCTGAGGAAGTCGCTGCCGCTGAAGGTGCTGATGCACCCAATGGTGAATATTTGCCACCAAGCAATGATGTTGCCGAAGTACCAGAAGTGAAAAGCGCGGAGTTGGCTCAAGATGGTTACCGTTATAAAACGGTGCGTCGTCTGAAGTACCGTCGCAATCGTCGTGAAGCTGAGGCCGCCGAAGAGGTTGTAGCTGCCGAGAGTGCTGATGCGCCCAATGGTGAATACTTGCCTCCTAGTAATGATGTCGCTGAAGTACCAGAAGTGAAAAGCGCCGAGTTGGCTCAAGATGGTTACCGTTATAAAACGGTGCGTCGTCTGAAGTACCGTCGTAATCGTCGTGAAGCTGACGCTGCTGAGGAAGTCGCTGCCGCTGAAGGTGCTGATGCACCCAATGGTGAATATTTGCCACCAAGCAATGATGTTGCCGAAGTACCAGAAGTGAAAAGCGCCGAGTTGGCTCAAGATGGTTACCGTTATAAAACGGTGCGTCGTCTGAAGTACCGTCGTAATCGTCGTGAAGCTGACGCTGCTGAGGAAGTCGCTGCCGCTGAAGGTGCTGATGCACCCAATGGTGAATATTTGCCACCAAGCAATGATGTCGCTGAAGTACCAGAAGTGAAAAGCGCCGAGTTGGCTCAAGATGGTTACCGTTATAAAACGGTGCGTCGTCTGAAGTACCGTCGTAATCGTCGTGAAGCTGACGCTGCTGAGGAAGTCGCTGCCGCTGAAGGTGCTGATGCACCCAATGGTGAATATTTGCCACCAAGCAATGATGTTGCCGAAGTACCAGAAGCGAAAAGTGCAGAGCTGGCGGAAGATGGCTACCGTTATAAGACTGTGCGTCGCATCAGATACCGTCATCGGCAATAA